GACAATGATGTCAGGGGTTTGAATTTGGCTTTGCTGCGTCGATCTTTGGAGGAATGGAATCTCCCCAACAATTTTCTTGACCCTATTTCGCCTGAAATTTCAAGTAAAATCACAATATAAAAGCACAAGCACGCACGATCgcaaacacaggcacacacaaacacagacacccagagacagagacagtaatGGAGAcacagaccgaccgaccaaccgaccgaccgaccgaccgacagacagacagacacacacacacacacacacacacacacacacacacaaacacacacacacacacacacacacacagagacacacacacacacacacacacacacagagacacacacacacacacacacacagacacacacacacacacacacacacacacacacagagacacacacacacacacacacacacacacacacacacacacacacagagacacacacacacacacacacacacaccgatttATAAACAAAACGCATCCAGGCCTTGCCGCAATGACACTTGGCAGGTCACAAATCAGTCATGGTTatttaaagaagtcacatgCTGTACTAAAATAGTAATACTCGCATGTATTCGATTAGTCAGGTTATTTATAAAGCATTTTCAAGAAAACCAAACATCTGAATTATAGTACATCAAATACCCCTCGAACCTGTTCAAGGTAAATCTTGCAATGTAAACAAGACACACAGACCCAACAAGCATGCCTTTCAACACGAAAAGCCATAAACCTCAGAAATGTCCCAAAGAAATATCAAAGTTCCGTATACCGTCATAGATATAGACGTTGTCCCTGCCCCATTCAAGGGCAAAGTCGGTGAAGTTGAATTTGACGTAGAACCCCGGTGGCGCAGTAACGGTCCATATACACTGCATGTTGCTCAAATAATTCGCAGGGTATCCGGGTGACTGGATGGTCTGGATGGATCTGTTGACGTGTATGTCTCCGCCACAGTCTGGGACTATTtaacatagagattacacaacacATAATGTTATATTCTTTGCTGacgttcagagagagagagagagagagagagagagagagagagagagagagagagagagagagagagagagagagagagagagagagagagagagagagagaaagagagagagagagtgagagagagagacagacagtcagtcagacagacagacagacagacagagacagagagagagagagagagaaagagaaaaagagagcgagatagagagagagagaaagagagagagatagagacagacagacagacagacagagacagagagacagagaaagacagagagacatacagagagaaagagagcgagtcatacagagagaaagagagcgagacagagagagagaaagagagagagacagacagacagacagacagacagagacagagagacagagaaagacagacagacagagacagagacagatcgagacagagacatagggagaaagagagaaaaaaaagaaacatacggtcagacacacatacagacagacacacagaccgaGATATaccgagaaagaaagagagacagatatagtCAGACACATAGACAACTTCAATATTATAGCCTTACGTGTCTTATACTGCACTTGGAACCCATTAGAACTTTTCCTGTTGCGATAGTTGGATCTTAATGTGACAGTCAGTAACCCGGATGTAGTCTGAAAGCGGCGTGTCCAGCTAGCTCTGCAATAACTTCCCAAACTACTGCCAGTCTTTTCATCTCCTAAAACACGTCAATAAAAGGTTATCAGCAAATATCAATATGTAGAGTGTGTAACCAATAATATGGGAATGTTGTAACATCTAAACaggcacacacctgggtagcgcgactctgttgctgctagctttccactaggaggaagtgacccgaatttcccagcggtgggacaataaagttatgAAACTAGAACACAAAAAAAGTGATTCTTGAGTAAGCAATATCTAGGAATACCTCGAGTAATATTACTGACATTTGaacaccccccacccacacccccTGTGTGTTGTCATTGTCCAATTGTGTATGTGATATAATGTCATGTAAaactccccccaaaaaagaacaaaaacaaaataaaaaaattaaaaaaaataaaaacatattaCTGACCTTCATAAACAGTGACAAAATCTTCGCGGCAACCTCTCCACGTGTCGTAGTTCAAGCTGTTAAACAAAAGCCAGAGGATTTGTCCTTCAGGCGCCCTGATGTGCCAGACGCAGAACACGTTGTTGGCATGCGGGCTGGGAGGTCGGAAGGATTGTTGCGAGGTGTTGGCTACCAGGTCAAACCCGCAGTCAGGGGTGGAAACTGTTGAGCAAGGGATGCACACATGTGCACTAGCGTACTCCACTCACGCACCCACGTCATtacgcacccacacacgcatAGAGATAGATTCACgcgcacacaccccccccccccacacacacacacacacacacacacactcacacacacacacacacacacccacacacacaaccacacacacacacacaaccacacacacacacacacacacacacacacaaccacacacaaccacacacacacacatacacacacacacacactcacacacacacatacaaccacacacacacacacaaccacacacacacacacacacacaaccacacacaaccacacacacacacacacacacacacacacacacacacacactgttctaCGGGTTGGCTGAGCGTCTTTGACTGAGCAGAAGTTTGGAGCAGGGAAGAGGGTAACATGCCTAACTTTGATAACAAAAGAAGCCCTTTTTAATCACTATGCGTCCGTATTTATCCATTACTCTCAAGAACGTTTCCAACCAAGTAGCCTACAAAGCCTATTTCTCGCCAGAACCGCCAGAAACAAATACATTTAAAcagagaaaaaataaaacaaagaaaaaacatgcATTCGTACCATCGGAGAAGTCCACATACAGACGTGTTGATGCTGTTCCGCGCACACTCGAATGGAAACTACGTTTCGGGTCATACAGTGTGACGCTCTCTGCCTTGCACGTGACAGGTCTACGAAAGCGTACGTAGGTCGGATCTGGGACGAAGGTACACGTGTTCTCCGTTGTCCGGTTCTGACAGGGCACCCCGGCCCACTCAACGTAGGGTGCGGGGTAGGTGTCGTTTGCTGTGCAAGTCAGGGTGACTGGCTGTGTTCCGTTCTTAACGAGGGCGGAGGGAGAAATACTGACTTGCCCTAGGTATGGACCGTCTGAAAACAGAAGTTCAATTTACATTTTGTTCAGATTAAATCTTACgcgtttgttgttattgttgttgttgttggttttgttgttgttgctgttgttgttgttgttgttgttgctactgttgttggtggtggtgttgatggtgttgttcgtgtttttgatggtgttgtttgtgttgttgttggtgaggTGGTATCAATATAGTTTTCAGATTATGTTAATGGCTTGTTGTCGTTGTTACTGTTGAAGTGTCTTTTCTGATCAATAAGAAAATAACATAggtgtgtctatgtgtatgtgtgtgtgcgcgcgcgcgtgtgtgtgtatgtgtgtgcatgtgtgtgtgtatgtgtgtgtgtgtgtgtgtgtgtatgtgtgtgtgtgtgtgtatgtgtgtgtgtgcgtgcgtgcgtgcgtgcttgcttgcttgcgtgcgtgcgtgcgtttgtacgCGCGCTAGTGCGTATGTGCTCTAATGCATTATACTGCAATCGTGTGTGTGATCCTAAAGAAGTCACTTACAGGCAACTCGCAGAGTGTACACCGCCTCTTCCCTGACACCGTCAGCCGTGAGAAGACAGGTGTACTGTGTCCCGTTGTCTGAGCGTTGAACGTtggagagcgagagggagccTGACTGTGAGTGTCCGGGCCACGTGACGTTGTGGGGGTTACTCATCTTCGCGCTACACGTGCACGTCATGCTGGACTTCTCCATCACATAGGTCGGGCAGTCCATCCTCAGCTTTCCTGTTCGATGTCACGAGAAATAAAACAACACATGGCATACATAAGTAAAGCATAACCGTGGTTAGTTGTTTTATGCTTTAACGTCATTTTAACATGCATGGCTATGCAGGACCCATTACACATGTTACACCATGATTATGACAACTGTGTGCATGTGCACAAGGTTACATTGATGTCACTTTAACGGTACTAACTGTGTTTATACATTCGTGTTTTGTTTAGCATTTTCTTACGGGATTGTCTGTTGACAACTTtaccaagttcaagttcaagttcaagttttattagtccataacccatgggggcattttgaacaataaatacaatcaatacaatcatgatatatgctaatataataaataaataaaaaaaaattaaaaaaaaattaaaaaattatgaaaaactgttacaaattctattaataaagtccaaaatattctttagcaatttatTTTTCTTAGTATCAaccaactttttaaatttaagtgcattaggttttttccaatagtaagccgggtggtaacaactcagctctttcttctttgaaaaaatcacagacaaataaataatggaattcatcacctatgtcatgcgacacacatttggtgcaagttctttctgacctcgggatgttaagataacgttctttctgtacaggcaaattgttgtttaatgttctaaacttcatcattgaaacacattgctgatatggcaggtgtgtgacgtagtcttcacatgcaaaaatatctttgaacattcgataattccaaaacataatTGTTGTTCCAATTTCACACACACCATTTAATCTTCTTAGAGATATGGACACCTTTGTTAGGAATACACTAAACTTCGAAGTAACTTCGTGTGCATGTTTCCTAGTTTATCTGAACTTAAatgaacaaaaatcaaaaacaactaCACAACTAAATCTGCTGCGATTTATGGTCGATATTGaacaatagcatttaacagagGGCCCGAGGCCAACACCGTACAAACTTAGTTATgtgttgttctctctctctctctctctctctctctctctctccctccctctctctttctctccctctctctctctctccctctttccctctctatctccctctctctctctatctttctatctccctctctccctctctctctctctccctctctccctctctccctctctttctatctctctctctctccctccctctctctatacATACCACAGTTCTCCTCGTCACTATTATCACCACAGTTATCACGACCATCACAGCGTTGTGACAAATAGACGCACCGTTGGTTGTTGTTGCACTTCCATTGATTAGGTTGACATGTCCATtggtctgcacacacacacacacacacacacccacacacacacacacacacacacacacacacacaaacacacacacacacaccatacacacagacacacacacacacacacaagcaggcacgcacgcacatacccGGGACATAGACTATCTGTTTGGAATGATAtcgtgtttattttgggaattAGAACAACAGCGgccagaacaacaacaacaacaccaacaacaaaaacaacaaccataaccacaaccacaaccacagcagcaacaaccacatcagcaacaacaacaacaacaacaacgacgacaacaacaacaacaacaacaccaccaacaacaacaacaacaaaaacaacaacaacaacaccaacaacagcaaccaCTAACACAACAATAAAAACAGCGACAATCACACCACATTaaccgtttgtctgtctgtctgtctgtctgtctgtctgtctgtttgtctgtctgtctgtctgtctgtctgtgcatgcgtgcgtgtgtttacatGAATGAATTTTTCAAACCGGGTGTTTTCGTGCATTTGACTATGCATgtattactgtctgtctgtatgccacTCCCTGTATAGTTTCCTGCTGAAACATGTTCATACCACAGTGTTGTTCATCAGCGTTGTCCCCGCAGTTGTTAGAACCATCACAGCGACGTTTTATCTTTACGCATTTCTCAGTGCCACACCTCCATTTGCCTGTCTTGCACATCTTCAACCGTACTAAGGAGTCAAAAACAGAAAATTAGAACATGACACATCAATCACATACAAACAGATACAACATATGCTGATTATCTGGAGAAAAAAACTATGGACATTGACAAAATCCCCGAGTGAAAAAGGATATTTGATGCAATAAAATGTTAACGGATTTCCTTGTTTTGATTATTTACTGTAACAAATACACAAGACGTGCAGACATTAAATAATGCACATCCGTGTTTTTACCCTTTATTTGGTCGAAATTGCAAACATACTTTTTTGTTAGCCTATTAAACCTTGTACAcgaatcaatccatcaatcaatcaatccattgTCAAATATTAGTTTACGCAAAATAATGGATCCAAATGAAATATGTGTTGTAGTAATTAATCGTGTGGTGATGCTGTAATTGACTTTTAGTAAATTTCAAAGAAACGTCAGCAGGTTCAAGCATACGCCAAGgcggtttttggctcacgtaatggtagcctatgcgatgctaaactttgtctgtctgtgcgtgtgtatgtgtgtgtgtgtgtgtgtgtgtgtgtgtgtgtgtatgtgtgtgtgtgtgtgtgtgtgtgtgatagaaactttaacatttgactaaacacagaaatactaattttacctggttattatccaagcaacagcttcaacatattgaagcaatgatcaacatttcgtcggcacgtatgtagttaaagtgtttatccaaagaaaacgggtggtggggggtaaaaacagctgaatggttgtgtcgtgtgtggtatgtagaccaggtcaggggtcaaggctaggtcagatcgcgtgaaggattgtggtatagatacagttatcaccgagctgcagttcgccgattcggagaagacgatttcacattgttcggtttcgaagctccagaaaaaaaagataaagaagataccaaaggagatttcctacaggttaatctgcatagcgtgtttccagtgtctgcgcgaggaagcgctgtcgaaatctgcacagcgtgtttccagtgtctgcgcgaggaagcgctgtcgaaagcgcagtatCGTGTCCCTGGTAGgctatagacagacagatcgagatctagtgtctcgcactcttgcaccgtgtcacttatgcttactgtgtgtgtgtgtatgtgtgaaggagtgattgagtttgtgttactgtttgtcgaagtttcttacgtgagccttgaaggcttcgcctcttgttgttgttgtttacgtGATGAAAGTATCATTGTACTCGAACACAAACCAAAATGCAAAGTTAATAAAAAACTCAGTCACCTGTTTTTTCCTCGGGAACACTTCGTCGTCGACAC
This region of Littorina saxatilis isolate snail1 linkage group LG8, US_GU_Lsax_2.0, whole genome shotgun sequence genomic DNA includes:
- the LOC138973771 gene encoding transmembrane protease serine 7-like (The sequence of the model RefSeq protein was modified relative to this genomic sequence to represent the inferred CDS: added 312 bases not found in genome assembly) — its product is MMKFPVFYSLCVLAVIVSCHVALSLRLKMCKTGKWRCGTEKCVKIKRRCDGSNNCGDNADEQHCDQWTCQPNQWKCNNNQRCVYLSQRCDGRDNCGDNSDEENCGKLRMDCPTYVMEKSSMTCTCSAKMSNPHNVTWPGHSQSGSLSLSNVQRSDNGTQYTCLLTADGVREEAVYTLRVAYGPYLGQVSISPSALVKNGTQPVTLTCTANDTYPAPYVEWAGVPCQNRTTENTCTFVPDPTYVRFRRPVTCKAESVTLYDPKRSFHSSVRGTASTRLYVDFSDVSTPDCGFDLVANTSQQSFRPPSPHANNVFCVWHIRAPEGQILWLLFNSLNYDTWRGCREDFVTVYEGDEKTGSSLGSYCRASWTRRFQTTSGLLTVTLRSNYRNRKSSNGFQVQYKTLPDCGGDIHVNRSIQTIQSPGYPANYLSNMQCIWTVTAPPGFYVKFNFTDFALEWGRDNVYIYDGEIGSRKLLGRFHSSKDRRSKAKFKPLTSLSNNATIIFETNFGWTYRGFNLEVKATKRFRCPNFQCNNSVCVWKKYRCDGKDHCGDNSDEEDCDSCKGFAWKCSNSRQCIYGSRYGYGSQRCNGETNCADGSDEQNCVRCTSSRKCTNAAQCVKSDRHCDGETDCSDGSDEQNCGVCKGTAWKCGTSRQCIKSSQRC